GCATTAAACATTTATCATTTAGAAATAATTTAAAAAAAAATACTGTGAAGAAAGAAGTAAAAGTTAAAAGCAATTTCTCACGAATAACCATAAGCCTGGCTTCTCCTGAGGATATCCTTGAGCAATCGGCCGGTGAAGTGCTTAAGCCTGAAACTATTAATTATCGTACTTACAAACCTGAACGTGATGGCTTGTTTTGCGAACGAATTTTTGGGCCTGTAAAGGATTGGGAATGTCACTGTGGAAAATACAAGCGTATTCGCTATAAAGGAATTGTTTGTGATCGTTGTGGAGTAGAAGTTACCGAGAAAAAGGTACGAAGAGAGCGCATGGGCCATATACAACTTGTGGTTCCGGTTGCACACATTTGGTATTTCCGATCATTGCCAAATAAGATTGGATACCTGTTAGGATTGCCAACTAAGAAGCTTGACCTTATCATTTATTACGAACGCTATGTGGTAATCAATGCCGGTATCAAGTCTGCTGATGGAGTAAACTATCTTGATTTTCTTACCGAAGATGAGTACCTGAATATTCTTGAAAGCTTACCAAAAGAAAATCAACACCTTGATGATGAAGATCCAAATAAGTTTCTTGCCAAGATGGGAGCTGAAGCACTTTACGATTTGTTGCAACGACTTGATTTAGATTCATTGTCATACAAACTTCGTACACAAGCTGCTAACGAAACTTCGCAGCAACGTAAGAATGAGGCATTAAAACGTTTATCAGTTGTTGAAGCATTCCGTTCAGCCAACGAAAACATCGTTAATCGCCCCGAATGGATGATAGTAAAAGTGGTACCGGTTATTCCACCCGAGTTAAGGCCTTTGGTGCCATTGGATGGAGGCCGCTTTGCAACCAGCGATTTAAATGACTTATACCGCAGGGTGATTATACGTAACAATCGCTTAAAGCGATTGATGGAAATTAAAGCCCCGGATGTAATCTTACGTAATGAAAAACGTATGTTACAAGAGTCGGTCGATTCCTTATTCGATAATTCGCGTAAAGTAAATGCGGTTAAAACTGAAAGTAACCGAGCCTTAAAATCCTTGAGCGATTCGCTTAAAGGAAAGCAAGGAAGGTTCCGTCAGAACCTTCTTGGAAAGCGTGTTGACTACAGTGCGCGCTCGGTTATTGTTGTTGGGCCTGAGCTTAAGTTGCATGAATGTGGATTGCCAAAAGATATGGCGGCCGAGTTGTTCAAGCCATTTATCATTCGTAAAATGATTGAGCGTGGCATAGTAAAAACAGTAAAATCTGCCAAAAAAATAGTTGACAAGAAAGAACCAATTATTTGGGACATACTTGAAAACGTGTTAAAGGGACATCCTGTGCTACTTAACCGCGCGCCAACACTTCACCGTTTAGGTATACAGGCATTTCAACCTAAAATGATTGAAGGTAAAGCCATTCAATTACATCCTTTGGTTTGTACGGCATTCAATGCCGACTTTGACGGTGATCAAATGGCTGTGCATGTACCCCTTGGCAATGCCGCAATATTAGAAGCACAGATGCTGATGCTTGCATCGCATAATATTCTTAACCCTGCAAATGGTGCACCTATCACCGTACCTTCGCAGGACATGGTTTTGGGACTATACTACATTACCAAAGGAAAGCGCAGCAGCGATATCCTAAAGGTTAAGGGAGAAGGATTGACATTTTATTCATACGATGAATTAAATATCGCATATAATGAAGGTCGTGTTGACTTACATGCATTTATCAAAATACGTGTACCTGTAGAAACTGAAAACGGTATTGAAATCAAGATACTTGAAACTACAGTTGGTAGAGCTCTGTTCAATCAGGTGGTCCCTGAAAGTGTTGGATATATTGACGAATTGCTTACAAAGAAATCGTTGCGTGAAATAATTACTCGCGTATTGAAAAAAGTAGGTATTGCAGGCACTGCCCAGTTTTTGGATGATATTAAGAGCCTTGGATTCCGTATGGCATTTAAAGGTGGCTTGTCATTTAACCTGGGTGATATCAATATTGAGGTTGACAAAGAAAAGCTTATTGGCAAAGCAAATGATCAGGTAGAAGAGGTATTGGACAATTATCGTAATGGATTTATTAACGACAACGAACGTTATAATCAGATTATTGATATCTGGTCACGTACCAATTCACGCATCACCGAAAATCTGATGAAGAAAATTGCTACCGACAAGCAAGGATTTAATGCAGTATGGATGATGCTTGATAGTGGTGCCCGTGGAAGTAAAGATCAGATTCGTCAGTTAAGTGGTATGAGGGGATTGATGGCTAAGCCACAAAAATCGGGAGCAGCAGGAGGTGAGATTATCGAGAACCCGATTCTTTCCAACTTTAAAGAAGGACTTTCCATCCTTGAGTACTTTATCAGTACACACGGTGCGCGTAAAGGTTTGGCTGATACAGCCTTGAAAACTGCCGATGCAGGATACCTTACACGTAGGTTGGTTGATGTAGCACAGGATGTAATTATTAATGAAGCAGATTGCGGAACCCTTCGTGGGCTTGCCGAAACTGCATTAAAGAATAACGAAGAAGTAGTAGAATCATTATACGATCGTATTTTAGGTCGTGTTTCATTGCATGATATTATTCATCCTCTTACAGGTGAAGTAATTATACATGCAGGTCATGAAATAATAGAACCAATTGCCGATATGATTGAAAACTCTCCGATTGAGAGTGTAGAAATTCGTTCGGTATTGACGTGCGAAAGCAAGCAAGGTGTATGTGGCAAATGCTACGGACGTAATCTAGCTTCGGGACGCATGGTTCAAAAAGGCGAAGCGGTTGGCGTAATAGCTGCTCAGTCAATTGGTGAGCCGGGAACACAGCTTACACTTCGTACATTCCACGCGGGTGGTGCAGCAAGCAAGCTGGCAGCCGAAACTAATCTTCTGGCCAAGTATAGCGGAATTATAGAATTTGATGAATTACGTTCTATAGCTTTCGATAGCGAAAGCAAGAAAAAGATGACAGTTGTAGTAGGTCGTTCGGGCGAAATGCGAATTGTAGATAAAAATACAAAAGCCATACTGGCAACCGCAAATATCCCTTACGGTGCTCACTTATTTGTAAAGGAAAATCAGGAAATAACCAAGGGAGATGAAATCTGCACCTTTGACCCTTACAATGCCGTGATTATTACTGAAGCAACCGGTGTTATTGATTTTGAGCATGTAGAAGAAGGGATTACTTTCCGCGAAGAAAGCGATGAGCAAACAGGATTTAAGGAAAAAGTAATTATTGATAGCCGCGATAAATCTAAAAACCCGGTAGTTAGAATTCTGGGTAAAGATAAAATGGTATTGAAATCATATAACATTCCAGTAGGAGCTCACGTAGTAGTTAACAAAGGAGATAAGATAGGTGCAGGACAGATTCTGGTGAAGCTACCACGTAGCAGCGGTAAGACATCGGATATTACAGGTGGTCTTCCACGTGTAACCGAATTGTTTGAAGCACGTAATCCAAGTAATCCGGCTGTAGTTTCTGAAATTGATGGAATAGTAGCATATGGAGGAATTAAGCGGGGTAATCGCGAGATTATTGTGACCAGCAAAGATGGTGAAGTAAAGAAGTATATGGTGCCACTTAGCAAGCACATTCTTGTACAAGACAATGACTACATACGTGCCGGAATGCAGTTAAGCGGTGGTAGCATTGCACCATCTGACATCTTAAATATTAAAGGACCAAATGCCGTGCAAGAATATCTTGTAAACGAGGTACAGGAAGTTTACCGTTTGCAAGGCGTAAAGATTAACGATAAGCATTTTGAGGTAATTGTAAGGCAGATGATGCGTAAGGTTGAAATTGATGATCCGGGAGATACGCGTTTCCTTGAACGTGAGTCTGTAAATCGTATCGAATTTATCGAAGAGAATAATGAGATATTTGATAAAATGGTAGTATTAAACGCAGGCGATAGTGTCAACTTTAAAGAAGGCCAGATAGTTACAGTACGTAAACTGCGCGATGAGAATACTATGCTTAAACGTATGGATAAAACTCCTGTTGACGCACGTCAGGCAGTACCAGCTACTTCACATCCTTTGTTACAGGGGATTACACAAGCATCGTTACATACACGTTCATGGATTTCGGCTGCTTCCTTCCAGGAAACAACCAAGGTATTGAATGAAGCTGCAATTGCCGGTAAAATTGATGATTTGGTAGGATTGAAAGAAAACGTTATTGTAGGGCACCTAATTCCAGCTGGTACAGGTATGCGCGATTATGATAAGTTGATTGTAGGTTCGCAAGAAGAATACGATTTGTTGATGGCAACCAAAGAAGACTAAATCGTAGAAACTGATAAATTGAATTCCCGCATCAAATTTTTGATGCGGGAATTTTTTTGAAAAAAGCCGCAAGCATTTACAATTGACCTAACCACCTTTACACTCCCCTCACCACTTGGCCAATTCATCTTACAAAAATAAACCCCTGCACTAAGTGCACTAATATCCACCGTTTTATACTGGCTCCACTGAGCCACCCTCTCCGTACGTATACAGCCACCGTTACAATACACCCCAAACCCCTTTCTGGGGCTTACCTATTCTCGGCTGGCTATTTCGTATCATTACGTTACTCGTTCTATTAGATTTATAGTTTTTTCAATTACACACAATACTTTACTTTTTACAAATAAGCAAAATTTAAATAGGAAACCTAAAGCAACTATAAACCAAAATTCCTTGTATTTAAGCCCCTTAAGGGGTTTGGGGTGTATTTTGGCTTACATGACTACTCCAACCTAACCACCTTAACACTCCCCTCCCCACTCGGCCACCGCATCTTACAAAAATAAACCCCCGCACTAAGCTCACTAATATCCACAGTCTTATACTGACTCCATTGTGCAACCCGCTCGGTACGTATACACTCACCGTTAACATCATAAATCTCTAACCAACCCACATCTTTATCAACCGGAAACCATAAAGTAAATTTATCGTGTGTAGGATTACCAAACACTGTAACTTTCTTAACCTTCCAACTTTCTAAACTTTCATAACTCAAATTATTGCACAACCCATTTGCACCGAGAAAATAATTAGGGTGATTTGGTGGTGCCGACACAGATTTGGTTGGTAATTGTAACCCATGTTGAATAAAATTGCATGCTGTGCCAGGGCTATCCGGTTGGTCTATGATGTGCATATGTAATGTACTGTTGCCTGTGTTTATGTATATTTTGCCATCGGGCGCGAGGCTCATCCACTCATATAGTGTTGCAAAAGGTGGGCTTGGGCTGTAGAAACTATCCCATTCAGCAACAATAATTTCGCTATTTTTTATGTTGACCTGACTTAAATCATACTGAAAAACTTTATAGACGGTTGCTACATATAAATATTGGCCGTTTGGAGAAAATGCTATACCACGAGCATAACCAACCGAATCTATTGATTCAATGTTTCGCTCATTTGATAAAATTCCGTTGCATCTATCAAAATCATATAAATGAATATTGAATTTATGAATGGAATCCCCCAAAAAAACGCCAGCATATTTTGTTCCATCACGCGAAAATGCATTTCCACTTCCGCTTTGGTTATGGAAAGAGGGGACACTAATTTTAGGTAAATTAATGATGCCGTATGGAGTCAATATTGCGCAGAAAAATTTATTGGTATATCTTTCAACCGCTGTTATCCACCAATCTCGTCCATTACCGTGTTTGCATGCGTTAATCGCACCCAACATTATTTGACCGTTAAATAAAATATTATTTTTTGAAATTATTCCACCGAAACCATTATTTAAATTCATATCAATTACCGAGTACCATACATAATTTGTAAAATTGTAATTGTTTGGATTGTCAACTGATGAATGTATAAGAAAATAAATGTTACTATCGTTAGGCTTTTGTAAAAACATTGAACATTGACCAACCCATAGCCCTAATGAATCTTGCACTACAGGTGGACTAATACCACCGCCATTAACTATAGTGTCGTCATTTGCCCCTGCAACCCAAATACCATTTGTATATAATTTAATATTACCAAGGCTATCGCTAATGGTGGC
This sequence is a window from Bacteroidota bacterium. Protein-coding genes within it:
- the rpoC gene encoding DNA-directed RNA polymerase subunit beta' — its product is MKKEVKVKSNFSRITISLASPEDILEQSAGEVLKPETINYRTYKPERDGLFCERIFGPVKDWECHCGKYKRIRYKGIVCDRCGVEVTEKKVRRERMGHIQLVVPVAHIWYFRSLPNKIGYLLGLPTKKLDLIIYYERYVVINAGIKSADGVNYLDFLTEDEYLNILESLPKENQHLDDEDPNKFLAKMGAEALYDLLQRLDLDSLSYKLRTQAANETSQQRKNEALKRLSVVEAFRSANENIVNRPEWMIVKVVPVIPPELRPLVPLDGGRFATSDLNDLYRRVIIRNNRLKRLMEIKAPDVILRNEKRMLQESVDSLFDNSRKVNAVKTESNRALKSLSDSLKGKQGRFRQNLLGKRVDYSARSVIVVGPELKLHECGLPKDMAAELFKPFIIRKMIERGIVKTVKSAKKIVDKKEPIIWDILENVLKGHPVLLNRAPTLHRLGIQAFQPKMIEGKAIQLHPLVCTAFNADFDGDQMAVHVPLGNAAILEAQMLMLASHNILNPANGAPITVPSQDMVLGLYYITKGKRSSDILKVKGEGLTFYSYDELNIAYNEGRVDLHAFIKIRVPVETENGIEIKILETTVGRALFNQVVPESVGYIDELLTKKSLREIITRVLKKVGIAGTAQFLDDIKSLGFRMAFKGGLSFNLGDINIEVDKEKLIGKANDQVEEVLDNYRNGFINDNERYNQIIDIWSRTNSRITENLMKKIATDKQGFNAVWMMLDSGARGSKDQIRQLSGMRGLMAKPQKSGAAGGEIIENPILSNFKEGLSILEYFISTHGARKGLADTALKTADAGYLTRRLVDVAQDVIINEADCGTLRGLAETALKNNEEVVESLYDRILGRVSLHDIIHPLTGEVIIHAGHEIIEPIADMIENSPIESVEIRSVLTCESKQGVCGKCYGRNLASGRMVQKGEAVGVIAAQSIGEPGTQLTLRTFHAGGAASKLAAETNLLAKYSGIIEFDELRSIAFDSESKKKMTVVVGRSGEMRIVDKNTKAILATANIPYGAHLFVKENQEITKGDEICTFDPYNAVIITEATGVIDFEHVEEGITFREESDEQTGFKEKVIIDSRDKSKNPVVRILGKDKMVLKSYNIPVGAHVVVNKGDKIGAGQILVKLPRSSGKTSDITGGLPRVTELFEARNPSNPAVVSEIDGIVAYGGIKRGNREIIVTSKDGEVKKYMVPLSKHILVQDNDYIRAGMQLSGGSIAPSDILNIKGPNAVQEYLVNEVQEVYRLQGVKINDKHFEVIVRQMMRKVEIDDPGDTRFLERESVNRIEFIEENNEIFDKMVVLNAGDSVNFKEGQIVTVRKLRDENTMLKRMDKTPVDARQAVPATSHPLLQGITQASLHTRSWISAASFQETTKVLNEAAIAGKIDDLVGLKENVIVGHLIPAGTGMRDYDKLIVGSQEEYDLLMATKED
- a CDS encoding T9SS type A sorting domain-containing protein, whose protein sequence is MRKFKCFLLLLCCIISINVKSQGLSNIWLSGYASWGGLPFGGTVLDFKTGSINVNYKYIPMNFSTGVATISDSLGNIKLYTNGIWVAGANDDTIVNGGGISPPVVQDSLGLWVGQCSMFLQKPNDSNIYFLIHSSVDNPNNYNFTNYVWYSVIDMNLNNGFGGIISKNNILFNGQIMLGAINACKHGNGRDWWITAVERYTNKFFCAILTPYGIINLPKISVPSFHNQSGSGNAFSRDGTKYAGVFLGDSIHKFNIHLYDFDRCNGILSNERNIESIDSVGYARGIAFSPNGQYLYVATVYKVFQYDLSQVNIKNSEIIVAEWDSFYSPSPPFATLYEWMSLAPDGKIYINTGNSTLHMHIIDQPDSPGTACNFIQHGLQLPTKSVSAPPNHPNYFLGANGLCNNLSYESLESWKVKKVTVFGNPTHDKFTLWFPVDKDVGWLEIYDVNGECIRTERVAQWSQYKTVDISELSAGVYFCKMRWPSGEGSVKVVRLE